The Verrucomicrobiia bacterium genomic interval ATCCGCCTGCAACCGTTCCAGGGAGGAATCTCCTTCGGTGACGGGCTGAAACCGGGCGACCGGATGGTTCCGATCCGTGATCAGGATGGACTCTCCACGCCGAACCCGCTGGAGGAGGCGGCTGAGCTGATTTTTGGCGGTGGCAATGCTGAAGGAGTTCACTTGGCCATCTTGGCCATTTTGCCAATAGCGTAAAAC includes:
- a CDS encoding type II toxin-antitoxin system prevent-host-death family antitoxin, whose product is MNSFSIATAKNQLSRLLQRVRRGESILITDRNHPVARFQPVTEGDSSLERLQADGVLNPPAGPALNARALLSGQRPRWTARQSLTSAVLAERAQGR